Proteins encoded by one window of Salvia splendens isolate huo1 chromosome 5, SspV2, whole genome shotgun sequence:
- the LOC121801928 gene encoding cytochrome P450 734A1-like produces MEDSHFHLLWLLLISYILFVVVLKAVVHLWWAPRRVENFFMKQGIKGPKYQLFLGNLKELASLNMMASAQSMPPLSHNILPRVLSFYHHWKKIYGSMFLVWFGPTARLTVSDPALIREIFILKSELFEKNESPPLVRKIEGDGLLSLKGEKWSHHRKIIQPAFHTENLKLMMPMMGKSMEAAMMQWNEEMSNGGKVEVDVSDWFEKVVEDVITRATFGRSYEEGKAIFELQSQQMEHATEAYQKVFIPGYRFLPTKKNRISWRLEKEIRKSLVKLIEGRRRCQGVSDECPNDLLEVMIKASERDGEESAMAMTASDVVEECKTIFFAGKHTTANLLTWTTVLLAMHPQWQEQAREEVLRVCGSRDCPTKDDLPKLKTLGMILNESLRLYPPAVAIIRRAKRDMQLGGLHIPRSTELLIPILAVHHDPTLWRHDPHEFNPARFSKGVAHATTHPMAYMPFGLGARRCVGQNLAIFQAKLAVAMILQRFSFHLAPTYQHAPSVLMLLHPQHGAPIVFTKL; encoded by the exons atgGAAGATAGCCACTTCCATTTGCTATGGCTTCTTCTCATCTCATACATTCTGTTTGTGGTGGTGCTCAAAGCTGTGGTTCATCTGTGGTGGGCACCAAGGAGAGTTGAGAATTTCTTCATGAAACAAGGAATCAAAGGCCCCAAATACCAGCTCTTCTTGGGGAATTTGAAGGAATTAGCCAGCTTGAATATGATGGCTTCTGCTCAATCCATGCCCCCTCTCTCACACAATATTCTCCCTAGAGTCCTCTCTTTCTACCATCATTGGAAGAAGATATATG GCTCCATGTTCCTAGTGTGGTTTGGGCCAACAGCAAGGCTGACAGTGTCTGATCCAGCCCTGATTAGAGAGATCTTCATCTTGAAATCAGAACTGTTTGAGAAGAATGAGTCACCACCACTGGTTAGGAAAATTGAAGGTGATGGCTTGCTCAGCCTCAAGGGGGAGAAATGGTCTCACCACAGGAAGATCATCCAGCCAGCTTTCCACACAGAAAATCTCAAG CTGATGATGCCAATGATGGGGAAGAGCATGGAAGCAGCAATGATGCAATGGAATGAGGAAATGAGCAATGGTGGGAAAGTGGAAGTGGATGTATCAGATTGGTTTGAGAAAGTGGTTGAGGATGTGATCACAAGAGCTACTTTTGGGAGAAGCTATGAGGAAGGAAAAGCCATTTTTGAGCTGCAATCTCAGCAGATGGAACATGCCACTGAGGCCTATCAGAAAGTCTTCATCCCTGGCTACAg ATTCTTGCCGACGAAAAAGAACAGAATATCTTGGAGACTGGAAAAGGAAATTAGGAAATCGCTGGTGAAGCTGATCGAAGGAAGGAGGAGGTGTCAGGGGGTGTCAGACGAATGTCCGAACGATTTATTGGAAGTGATGATAAAGGCGAGCGAGAGAGACGGAGAGGAATCGGCGATGGCGATGACGGCGAGCGACGTGGTGGAGGAGTGCAAGACGATATTCTTCGCCGGAAAGCACACGACGGCGAATCTGCTGACGTGGACGACGGTGCTGCTGGCCATGCATCCCCAGTGGCAGGAACAGGCACGTGAGGAGGTCCTGAGGGTGTGCGGATCACGTGATTGCCCTACCAAGGATGATCTCCCCAAGCTCAAAACG CTGGGAATGATCCTCAACGAATCACTGCGGTTGTACCCGCCAGCAGTGGCAATAATCAGACGCGCGAAGCGGGATATGCAGCTGGGTGGGCTCCACATCCCCCGGTCCACGGAGCTCCTAATCCCAATCCTAGCCGTCCATCACGACCCGACCCTGTGGCGCCACGACCCGCACGAGTTCAACCCGGCCCGCTTCTCCAAGGGCGTCGCGCACGCCACCACCCACCCCATGGCCTACATGCCCTTCGGCCTCGGCGCCCGCCGATGCGTCGGCCAGAACCTCGCCATTTTCCAAGCCAAACTCGCCGTCGCGATGATCCTCCAGCGCTTCTCCTTCCACCTCGCGCCCACCTACCAGCACGCGCCCTCCGTGCTCATGCTTTTGCACCCGCAGCACGGCGCGCCCATCGTCTTCACTAAATTATAA